From Stenotrophomonas nitritireducens, the proteins below share one genomic window:
- a CDS encoding tetratricopeptide repeat protein, whose product MQDKIIEALRRNATDEAVSLAQAWVGAEPQQAQAHRWLALSLQQQEQLEQAQASLEVALGLAPDDAALHLQHAGLLLALRQIDAAGQALDRSTSLNPNEFSAYLMQAHLALGRDDIDEADRLSRMAARVDPDSPELGTIEGMVALRRGDADRALAILSAAATKLPGDVRVLYALGFAYLGKDMLAFAEQAFRRVIELNPGNHALRGLVVQLALRQGHLDRAAEMMREVLATAQGDTPGLRRLAGELELASDQPLQALEHLRPLLQQVPGDRAALQMLLMAWQRLGREEEARSELDAAVQAHTQHHDLWMARLAVAPVGSEEAVDVVERWLAAMPEHLPALEARMRLHDMNDQAEEAEAVAHHIIALEPGRVSGEQRIVEALLQREPAAAIAHVQRLLDNAPEPARLAVRSWLGATQDRAGDHAAAVATWLQMHEEMAPNRLPLPQQARAPAEWPAMGEVAADNPVRPMFLWGAPGSGVERVATVMAAGSRVLRGDRFGPNPPNDAFQNFLTLQRLATDALTPEQLVQQWRDALPARGIEDGNVIDWLLWWDNALLWALRPQLPEGRLVIALRDPRDMLVEWLALGAPAPLAVTSSNEAAQWLARALAQVALLHEQDLYTHLILRTDDAVNDPAAMGALLEQAFGLRFPPVRSLGQGTIDAGHWRKYAQVLASEFALLTPVAVRLGYPEA is encoded by the coding sequence ATGCAAGACAAGATCATTGAAGCCCTGCGCCGCAACGCCACCGACGAGGCTGTGAGCCTGGCCCAGGCGTGGGTTGGCGCGGAACCGCAACAGGCCCAAGCCCACCGTTGGCTGGCCCTGTCGCTGCAGCAGCAGGAGCAGCTGGAGCAGGCCCAAGCCAGCCTGGAGGTTGCACTGGGGCTGGCCCCGGATGACGCGGCCCTGCATCTGCAGCATGCCGGCCTGCTGTTGGCGCTGCGTCAGATCGATGCCGCCGGGCAGGCGCTGGACCGCAGCACCTCGCTCAATCCCAACGAATTTTCCGCCTACCTGATGCAGGCGCATCTGGCCCTGGGCCGCGACGACATCGACGAGGCCGATCGGCTCAGCCGCATGGCGGCGCGCGTGGACCCGGACAGCCCCGAGCTGGGCACGATCGAAGGCATGGTGGCACTGCGCCGTGGCGACGCCGACCGCGCGCTGGCGATTCTGTCAGCGGCCGCTACCAAGCTGCCGGGCGATGTCCGCGTGCTGTATGCATTGGGCTTCGCCTATCTGGGCAAGGACATGCTGGCCTTCGCCGAGCAGGCGTTCCGCCGCGTGATCGAATTGAACCCCGGCAATCACGCGCTGCGCGGGCTGGTGGTGCAGCTGGCGCTGCGCCAGGGGCATCTGGACCGCGCTGCGGAAATGATGCGCGAAGTCCTGGCCACGGCGCAGGGTGATACCCCGGGCCTGCGCCGCTTGGCGGGTGAGCTGGAACTGGCCTCGGACCAGCCGTTGCAGGCGCTGGAACACCTGCGCCCGTTGCTGCAGCAGGTGCCGGGTGACCGTGCCGCGCTGCAGATGCTGTTGATGGCCTGGCAGCGCCTGGGCCGCGAAGAGGAAGCGCGCAGCGAACTGGACGCGGCCGTGCAGGCGCATACCCAGCACCACGACCTGTGGATGGCGCGGCTGGCCGTGGCACCGGTGGGCAGCGAGGAAGCGGTGGATGTGGTCGAGCGCTGGCTGGCCGCCATGCCCGAGCATCTGCCGGCGCTGGAAGCGCGCATGCGCCTGCATGACATGAACGACCAGGCTGAAGAAGCCGAAGCGGTTGCCCATCACATCATCGCGCTGGAGCCCGGCCGGGTCAGCGGCGAGCAGCGCATTGTCGAAGCGCTGCTGCAGCGCGAGCCGGCCGCCGCCATTGCCCATGTGCAGCGGCTGCTGGACAACGCACCGGAGCCGGCACGCCTGGCTGTGCGCAGCTGGCTGGGCGCAACCCAGGACCGTGCCGGTGATCACGCCGCTGCGGTGGCGACCTGGTTGCAGATGCATGAGGAAATGGCTCCCAACCGGTTGCCGTTGCCGCAGCAGGCCCGCGCGCCGGCCGAGTGGCCGGCGATGGGCGAGGTGGCCGCTGACAACCCGGTGCGGCCGATGTTCCTGTGGGGCGCGCCGGGCTCGGGCGTGGAGCGGGTGGCAACGGTGATGGCCGCCGGCAGCCGCGTGCTGCGTGGCGACCGCTTCGGGCCCAATCCCCCGAACGACGCCTTCCAGAACTTCCTGACCCTGCAGCGCCTGGCCACCGATGCGTTGACCCCGGAGCAGCTGGTGCAGCAGTGGCGCGACGCGCTGCCGGCACGCGGCATCGAAGACGGCAACGTCATCGACTGGCTGCTGTGGTGGGACAACGCCTTGTTGTGGGCGCTGCGCCCGCAGCTGCCGGAAGGCCGCCTGGTCATTGCCCTGCGTGACCCGCGCGACATGCTGGTGGAGTGGCTGGCACTGGGCGCACCGGCGCCGCTGGCGGTCACCTCGTCCAACGAGGCCGCGCAGTGGCTGGCGCGCGCGCTGGCGCAGGTTGCACTGCTGCACGAGCAGGACCTGTATACCCACCTGATCCTGCGTACCGACGATGCGGTGAACGACCCGGCGGCAATGGGTGCACTGCTGGAACAGGCCTTTGGCCTGCGCTTCCCGCCGGTACGCAGCCTTGGCCAAGGTACGATCGACGCGGGCCATTGGCGCAAGTACGCGCAGGTGCTGGCATCGGAATTCGCGCTGCTGACCCCGGTCGCGGTGCGCCTGGGCTATCCCGAAGCCTGA
- a CDS encoding YheT family hydrolase yields MSACNYQPPRWLRNPHLQSMLASSRVRLRRGQQLLAGSGALTQELILDGGDGVRLQAWHSRLPGTTPKALALLLHGWEGSAESSYMRMTAARLLEQGFEVVRLNFRDHGNTHHLNPGIFHSCRIDEVVNAAADVAQRFAGLPMVAAGYSLGGNFVLRLALHAPAAGVPLLHVASVCPVLDPAITMDSIERGPAMYDWYFRRKWTGSLRRKRALFPELADWDDSVLKLDIRALTGWLVDHHTEFGSLQEYFDGYSIAGNKLAALQVPADILMAADDPVIPFTTFDHWQLPASAHLEIARWGGHCGFIENLRGDGFSERWVAQHLAAAVG; encoded by the coding sequence CTGAGCGCCTGCAATTACCAGCCCCCGCGCTGGCTGCGCAATCCCCATCTGCAGTCGATGCTGGCATCGAGCCGGGTGCGGCTGCGGCGTGGCCAGCAACTGCTGGCCGGCAGCGGTGCGCTCACCCAGGAACTGATCCTTGATGGCGGCGACGGCGTGCGCCTGCAGGCCTGGCACAGCCGGCTTCCGGGTACGACCCCCAAGGCACTGGCGCTGCTGCTGCATGGCTGGGAAGGCAGCGCCGAATCCAGCTACATGCGAATGACCGCCGCGCGCCTGCTCGAACAGGGCTTCGAGGTGGTGCGGCTGAATTTCCGCGACCACGGCAATACCCATCACCTCAACCCGGGCATCTTCCATTCCTGCCGCATCGATGAAGTGGTCAACGCCGCCGCCGATGTGGCGCAGCGCTTCGCCGGCCTGCCGATGGTGGCGGCCGGTTATTCGCTGGGCGGCAATTTCGTGCTGCGGCTGGCCCTGCATGCGCCCGCCGCCGGGGTACCGCTGCTGCACGTGGCGTCGGTGTGCCCGGTGTTGGATCCGGCCATCACCATGGACAGCATCGAGCGTGGCCCGGCGATGTATGACTGGTACTTCCGGCGCAAATGGACCGGCTCGCTGCGCCGCAAGCGCGCGCTGTTCCCGGAGCTGGCCGATTGGGATGACAGCGTATTGAAGCTGGATATCCGCGCGCTGACCGGCTGGCTGGTTGACCATCACACCGAGTTCGGTTCGCTGCAGGAGTACTTCGACGGGTACTCCATCGCCGGCAACAAGCTGGCCGCACTGCAGGTGCCGGCCGACATCCTGATGGCCGCTGATGACCCGGTGATCCCGTTCACCACCTTCGACCACTGGCAGCTGCCGGCCAGTGCCCACCTGGAGATCGCGCGCTGGGGCGGGCACTGCGGCTTCATCGAGAACCTGCGTGGCGATGGCTTCTCCGAGCGCTGGGTGGCGCAGCATCTGGCCGCCGCCGTCGGCTGA
- a CDS encoding lysophospholipid acyltransferase family protein: MTSPRPARQGGVARVFRYLYRAPLLLVHIVLFLPLILLLMTQPWGRMGPANNPLEERVVRWWSGGLMWIFGFRLQRYGQPLPGAVLFVANHVGWVDISVIHSQKMVGFVAKREIAGWPVVGWVASRGHTIFHQRGNTESLGGVMEEMVKRLQEQRPVAVFPEGRTRGGHDVGPFHARIFQAAVEAGVPVQPIALRYGVRGDAQTTVAFAPGESFFGNFLRLLGEPARRGEVHFLEPIAVQDLEGRRRIAETSRARIVAVMEGP, encoded by the coding sequence ATGACTTCCCCCCGTCCCGCCCGCCAGGGCGGTGTGGCCCGCGTGTTCCGTTACCTGTACCGCGCCCCGCTGCTGCTGGTTCACATTGTCCTGTTTCTGCCGCTGATCCTGCTGCTGATGACGCAGCCGTGGGGGCGCATGGGCCCCGCCAACAACCCGCTGGAAGAGCGGGTCGTACGCTGGTGGTCGGGTGGTTTGATGTGGATCTTCGGCTTCCGCCTGCAGCGTTACGGCCAGCCCCTGCCGGGTGCGGTGCTGTTCGTGGCCAACCATGTGGGCTGGGTGGATATCAGCGTGATCCACAGCCAGAAGATGGTCGGTTTTGTCGCCAAGCGCGAGATCGCCGGTTGGCCCGTGGTGGGCTGGGTAGCCAGCCGTGGCCACACCATCTTCCACCAGCGCGGCAATACCGAGTCGCTGGGCGGGGTGATGGAAGAGATGGTCAAGCGCCTGCAGGAGCAGCGGCCGGTGGCGGTGTTCCCGGAAGGGCGTACCCGTGGCGGCCATGACGTGGGTCCGTTCCATGCGCGCATCTTCCAGGCTGCGGTGGAGGCCGGCGTGCCGGTGCAGCCGATCGCGCTGCGCTATGGCGTGCGCGGTGACGCACAGACCACCGTGGCGTTCGCGCCGGGCGAGAGCTTCTTCGGGAATTTCCTGCGGCTGCTGGGTGAGCCGGCACGGCGTGGCGAGGTGCACTTCCTGGAGCCGATCGCGGTCCAGGACCTGGAAGGCCGCCGGCGTATCGCCGAGACCTCGCGTGCGCGCATCGTGGCGGTGATGGAAGGGCCGTAA
- a CDS encoding EAL domain-containing protein, with amino-acid sequence MDRQLLSSTEDMLHLFSAALEQIGNGVILFDDANTILYVNHAMENISGWSRAELQGKNLGTLAPASMRERYNTRLYPGASNRVQELAADPHDIQLVRKDGVACWISVTLSQIADNGRNIHLALVNDVTARRLAQARERLLSLGFDETQSAVLITDADGRIVHLNKGFRRLFGFLDSEAMGQYVPALLSPHDYSPEQIANYLSRLLAGQPIRGDERLYRKNGQPLWCSVSTNPIFDDYGTLVNLVIVLMDITRTKVHEVLQHKMLDAMVREVPTAEVMQMMCLEVEKIAPQVLCSVLRVEDGRLRHLAGPSLPEAYIRLVDGVPVGPKTGTCGTAAYSGQTVLSRDIATDPNWEGLSHLALQHGLAACWSTPIKANDGRVLGTFAFYCRQPYDPDEFHYRLVEVIVHLCALALEREEARNRIRRLAFYDDLTGLPNRSLLHAQADQAITAASHQGQTLAVMFIDLDRFKQINDSFGHPGGDELLRTVARRLQEETGPMDIVGRLSGDEFVVVLNRCDMPTASERSERILRTLGLPLPLGDMEIRPSASIGISIFPHDGNEMDSLLHHADVAMYQAKHNGRNRVRFYSSEMDECAQERMALEAALREALEQGQLQLHYQPQIDIHSGRLHSVEALARWQHPRLGSVPPIRFIPLAEEAGLIGDLGQWALGEACRQLARWRRDGLQVPSVSVNLSPTNFHSAALPEWISQILQQESLCASDLTLEITEDVLLDGDPITLQTLHQVHALGVRLSMDDFGTGYSSLSYLRQLPISELKLDRSFVHGIEGDKVASALTQAIAHIGQSLQLKVVAEGVESVEQLRLLGAQGYQIAQGFHFTPALPAPALALWVREHLPVAVPV; translated from the coding sequence ATGGACCGGCAGCTGCTGTCATCGACAGAAGACATGCTGCATTTGTTTTCCGCGGCATTGGAACAGATCGGCAATGGCGTCATTCTGTTCGACGACGCCAACACCATCCTGTACGTCAACCACGCCATGGAGAACATTTCCGGCTGGTCACGTGCGGAACTCCAGGGCAAGAACCTGGGCACGCTGGCGCCGGCCAGCATGCGTGAGCGCTACAACACCCGCCTGTATCCGGGCGCCAGCAACCGCGTGCAGGAACTGGCCGCCGACCCGCATGACATCCAACTGGTCCGCAAAGACGGCGTTGCCTGCTGGATCAGCGTCACCCTGTCGCAGATCGCCGACAATGGCCGCAACATCCATCTGGCGCTGGTCAACGACGTCACCGCCCGGCGGCTGGCGCAGGCGCGCGAACGGCTGCTGTCGCTGGGCTTCGATGAAACCCAGAGCGCGGTGCTGATCACCGATGCCGATGGCCGCATCGTGCATCTGAACAAGGGCTTCCGGCGTCTGTTCGGCTTCCTCGACAGTGAGGCGATGGGCCAGTACGTGCCGGCCCTGCTGTCCCCGCACGACTACTCGCCCGAGCAGATTGCCAACTACCTCAGCCGGCTGCTGGCCGGCCAGCCGATCCGCGGCGACGAACGGCTCTACCGCAAGAACGGGCAGCCGCTGTGGTGCTCGGTCAGCACCAACCCCATCTTCGACGACTACGGCACCCTGGTGAACCTGGTCATCGTGCTGATGGACATCACCCGCACCAAGGTGCACGAAGTGCTGCAGCACAAGATGCTCGATGCGATGGTGCGCGAAGTGCCCACCGCCGAGGTGATGCAGATGATGTGCCTGGAGGTGGAGAAGATCGCCCCGCAGGTGCTGTGCTCGGTGCTGCGGGTCGAGGACGGGCGCCTGCGCCACCTGGCCGGGCCCAGCCTGCCCGAGGCCTACATCCGGCTGGTGGATGGCGTGCCGGTGGGGCCCAAGACCGGCACCTGCGGCACCGCCGCTTACAGCGGCCAGACCGTGCTCAGCCGCGACATCGCCACCGACCCGAACTGGGAAGGCCTCAGCCACCTGGCCCTGCAGCATGGCCTGGCCGCCTGCTGGTCGACGCCGATCAAGGCCAATGATGGCCGCGTGCTCGGCACCTTCGCCTTCTACTGCCGCCAGCCGTACGACCCGGACGAGTTCCACTACCGCCTGGTCGAGGTGATCGTGCACCTGTGCGCGCTGGCGCTGGAACGCGAGGAAGCCCGCAACCGGATTCGCCGGCTGGCGTTCTACGACGACCTCACCGGCCTGCCCAACCGCAGCCTGCTGCATGCCCAGGCCGACCAGGCGATCACCGCCGCCAGCCATCAAGGGCAGACATTGGCGGTGATGTTCATCGATCTGGACCGCTTCAAGCAGATCAACGATTCCTTCGGCCACCCCGGCGGCGATGAGCTGCTGCGCACGGTGGCGCGCCGCCTGCAGGAAGAAACCGGGCCGATGGATATCGTCGGCCGGCTCTCCGGCGATGAGTTCGTGGTGGTCCTCAACCGCTGCGACATGCCCACCGCCAGTGAACGCAGCGAGCGCATCCTGCGCACCCTGGGCCTGCCGCTGCCGCTCGGTGACATGGAGATCCGCCCTTCGGCCAGCATCGGCATCAGCATCTTTCCGCATGACGGCAACGAGATGGACTCGCTGCTGCACCACGCCGACGTGGCCATGTACCAGGCCAAGCACAACGGCCGCAACCGCGTGCGTTTCTACAGCAGCGAGATGGACGAATGCGCGCAGGAGCGCATGGCCCTGGAAGCGGCGCTGCGCGAGGCGCTGGAGCAGGGCCAGCTGCAGCTGCATTACCAGCCGCAGATCGATATCCACAGTGGCCGCCTGCACAGCGTGGAGGCCTTGGCCCGCTGGCAGCACCCGCGCCTGGGCAGCGTGCCACCGATACGTTTCATTCCGTTGGCCGAGGAAGCCGGGCTGATCGGCGACCTTGGCCAATGGGCGCTGGGCGAAGCCTGCCGGCAACTGGCCCGCTGGCGGCGCGACGGCCTGCAGGTGCCATCGGTGTCGGTGAACCTGTCGCCGACCAATTTCCACAGCGCCGCGCTGCCGGAGTGGATCAGCCAGATCCTGCAGCAGGAATCGCTGTGCGCCAGCGACCTGACCCTGGAGATCACCGAGGACGTACTTCTGGACGGCGACCCGATCACTCTGCAGACCCTGCATCAGGTGCATGCACTGGGCGTTCGGCTGTCGATGGACGATTTCGGCACCGGCTATTCCAGCCTGAGCTATCTGCGCCAGCTGCCGATCAGCGAGCTCAAGCTGGACCGCAGCTTCGTGCACGGCATCGAAGGCGACAAGGTCGCCAGCGCACTGACCCAGGCCATCGCCCATATCGGCCAGAGCCTGCAGTTGAAGGTGGTGGCCGAAGGCGTGGAGAGCGTGGAGCAGCTGCGCCTGCTGGGCGCGCAGGGCTACCAGATCGCACAGGGGTTTCACTTCACCCCGGCGTTGCCGGCGCCGGCGCTGGCGCTATGGGTGCGCGAGCACCTGCCGGTGGCCGTGCCGGTTTAG
- a CDS encoding hotdog fold thioesterase encodes MSQVFRAPVDLQLVNAMSRNTLIDHLGIVFTAAGDDWLQATMPVDARTKQPYGLLHGGASVVLAETLGSSAGNLCVDPAEQVCVGLEINANHLRAARSGVVTGTARALHVGRTTQVWEIRIEDEAGKPVCISRLTLAVVARG; translated from the coding sequence ATGAGCCAAGTATTCCGCGCGCCGGTTGACCTGCAGTTGGTCAACGCCATGAGCCGCAACACGCTGATCGACCATCTGGGCATTGTGTTCACCGCCGCTGGCGATGACTGGTTGCAGGCAACCATGCCGGTGGATGCGCGCACCAAGCAGCCCTACGGCCTGCTGCATGGCGGCGCCTCGGTGGTGTTGGCCGAGACGCTGGGCAGCAGCGCCGGCAATCTGTGCGTGGACCCCGCCGAGCAGGTCTGCGTCGGGCTGGAGATCAATGCCAACCACCTGCGTGCCGCCCGCAGCGGCGTGGTGACCGGTACCGCGCGTGCGCTGCATGTGGGCCGCACCACCCAGGTGTGGGAAATCCGCATCGAGGATGAGGCCGGCAAGCCGGTGTGCATCTCGCGGCTGACTTTGGCGGTTGTGGCTAGAGGCTAG
- a CDS encoding phospholipase D family protein, which yields MLAALLASGCASLSNQQRERAQGIAVAARSTVIDCDRPDRCALDSPLRALGGQAIAESTAQLPRHYATIVDEGELALVARLNLIRSATRSVDLQTYIFDTDDSARMVIDELLAAARRGVKVRVLIDQLSAISDVQMLGALAGAHANFELRVYNPAFGKAKLNYFDYAGSVLCCFRRFNQRMHNKLLVIDDVIGVVGGRNYQDDYYDWDKEYNFRDRDVVVAGPEAREMAANFQAFWDARRSVPAERLNDVGKTLLNEGVPAMPQAAFRRPERIARVDVEASDPQFIQEAFVATALPVRSVSYVADLPRKHRREREAQPLNGQHLTEPRLDALISHAQTEVLLQTPYLVLSKPAQALFKGLRQRETPPRVVVSTNSLAATDNPIVYALSYKYKRRNMRELGFNIYEYKPFPLDAPINYAQLLPAPLEGEPSLRPQPTSRNRLIGGSAAGSNVRGSGSGRRLSADGSEVERDVLRTETRPSFLGTRAVNKPLPVTRRGARMGLHAKSLVVDRRIGVIGTHNFDPRSENYNTEGAVIIDDPVFAEQLAQSILRDVHPDNSWVVAPREKPPVLSGLNYSLGKASEALPVLDFWPWRYATDYAFVPGPECPQPLRRQDPRFHTCYTAVGDFPEVDVGPKWVLVRMLTAFGAGLVPIL from the coding sequence ATGCTGGCGGCCCTGCTGGCCAGCGGTTGTGCCTCGCTGTCCAATCAGCAGCGCGAGCGTGCCCAGGGCATCGCGGTTGCGGCCCGTTCCACCGTGATTGATTGCGACCGCCCGGATCGCTGCGCGCTGGATTCGCCGCTGCGTGCGCTGGGCGGCCAGGCCATTGCCGAGTCCACTGCGCAGCTGCCGCGGCATTACGCCACCATCGTCGACGAGGGCGAGCTGGCACTGGTGGCGCGGCTGAACCTGATCCGCAGCGCCACCCGCAGCGTGGACCTGCAAACCTACATCTTCGACACCGACGACAGCGCGCGGATGGTGATCGACGAACTGTTGGCGGCGGCCCGGCGCGGGGTCAAGGTGCGGGTGCTGATCGACCAGCTCTCGGCGATCTCGGACGTGCAGATGCTCGGCGCCCTGGCCGGCGCCCACGCCAACTTCGAGCTGCGCGTCTACAACCCGGCGTTCGGCAAGGCCAAGCTCAATTACTTCGACTACGCAGGCAGCGTGCTGTGCTGCTTCCGCCGTTTCAACCAGCGCATGCACAACAAGCTGCTGGTGATCGATGATGTGATCGGGGTGGTTGGCGGGCGCAACTACCAGGACGACTATTACGACTGGGACAAGGAATACAACTTCCGCGACCGTGACGTGGTGGTGGCCGGGCCGGAAGCGCGCGAGATGGCGGCCAACTTCCAGGCCTTCTGGGATGCGCGCCGCAGCGTGCCGGCCGAGCGCCTCAACGATGTCGGCAAGACCCTGTTAAACGAGGGCGTGCCGGCCATGCCGCAGGCGGCGTTCCGGCGCCCGGAGCGGATTGCGCGGGTGGATGTGGAAGCCTCCGATCCGCAGTTCATCCAAGAAGCCTTCGTCGCTACCGCCCTGCCGGTGCGCTCGGTCAGCTATGTGGCCGACCTGCCGCGCAAGCATCGCCGCGAGCGCGAGGCGCAGCCACTCAACGGCCAGCACCTGACCGAGCCGCGGCTGGATGCCCTGATTTCGCACGCGCAGACCGAAGTGCTGCTGCAGACGCCGTACCTGGTGTTGTCCAAGCCTGCGCAGGCGCTGTTCAAGGGCCTGCGTCAGCGTGAGACACCGCCGCGCGTGGTGGTGTCGACCAACAGCCTGGCGGCAACCGACAACCCCATCGTCTATGCGCTGTCGTACAAATACAAACGCCGCAACATGCGCGAGCTGGGCTTCAACATCTACGAGTACAAGCCGTTCCCGCTGGATGCCCCGATCAACTACGCGCAGCTGCTGCCCGCCCCCTTGGAGGGTGAGCCATCGTTGCGGCCGCAGCCGACGTCACGTAATCGGCTGATCGGCGGCAGCGCGGCCGGCAGCAATGTGCGCGGCAGTGGTTCCGGGCGCCGGCTCAGCGCCGATGGCAGTGAAGTCGAGCGCGATGTACTGCGTACCGAAACCCGGCCCTCGTTCCTGGGTACGCGCGCGGTCAACAAGCCGCTGCCGGTGACCCGCCGCGGCGCGCGCATGGGCCTGCATGCCAAATCACTGGTGGTGGACCGCCGCATCGGCGTGATCGGCACCCACAACTTCGACCCGCGCAGCGAGAACTACAACACCGAAGGCGCGGTGATCATCGATGACCCGGTATTCGCCGAGCAACTGGCGCAGAGCATCCTGCGCGACGTGCACCCGGACAATTCCTGGGTGGTGGCGCCGCGCGAGAAACCGCCGGTGCTGTCGGGGTTGAACTACAGCCTTGGCAAGGCCTCCGAGGCGCTGCCGGTGCTGGATTTCTGGCCGTGGCGCTACGCCACCGACTACGCCTTCGTGCCCGGCCCGGAGTGCCCGCAACCGCTGCGCCGGCAGGACCCGCGTTTCCACACCTGCTACACCGCGGTCGGTGACTTTCCGGAAGTGGACGTCGGCCCGAAGTGGGTGCTGGTGCGCATGCTCACCGCGTTCGGCGCCGGCCTGGTGCCGATCCTGTAA
- a CDS encoding YceI family protein, translating to MAAARSGLLLLLLMLAGSALAAEPLHFDTAHSRFGFEIRTRFGQKVEGVFPRFEGWITVLPDGRHQVRLRMYSEYVEIPDRPRYTGWIRGEDFFDAARYPVVEFDSDPYPPQLTQTGGDLQGRLSIRGISRPEVMRLAKPECARPGYDCDLVSRGVILRGRYGMDSWQMALSDRVIFVLRTRLVGAPKT from the coding sequence ATGGCGGCGGCGCGGTCCGGGCTGCTGCTGCTCCTGTTGATGCTGGCTGGCTCGGCCCTTGCGGCCGAGCCATTGCATTTCGACACGGCGCACTCCCGTTTTGGGTTTGAAATACGTACCCGCTTCGGTCAGAAGGTGGAGGGTGTCTTTCCGCGCTTCGAAGGCTGGATCACGGTGCTGCCCGACGGTCGCCACCAGGTGCGGCTGCGTATGTACAGCGAATACGTGGAAATCCCGGACCGGCCGCGCTACACCGGCTGGATCCGCGGCGAGGACTTTTTTGACGCGGCCCGTTACCCGGTGGTGGAGTTCGATTCGGATCCCTACCCGCCGCAGCTGACCCAGACCGGCGGCGATCTGCAGGGCCGATTGTCGATCCGAGGTATCAGCCGGCCCGAAGTGATGCGTCTGGCAAAGCCTGAATGCGCCCGGCCCGGCTATGATTGCGACCTCGTCAGCCGCGGCGTCATCCTGCGCGGCCGTTATGGCATGGACAGCTGGCAGATGGCCCTGAGTGATCGAGTGATATTCGTACTGCGTACACGCCTGGTTGGCGCCCCCAAAACGTGA
- a CDS encoding SixA phosphatase family protein produces MRELILLRHAHAEPAADGQADIDRPLSPHGLAEAEAAGRWLQEHKLVPDRVLCSPARRTRETLEAVLERTGYVEQRLEERIYDAVPGTLAALLDEHNEVERLLVVGHNPGLEQLVALMHSGQTGDYRGMPPASVAVLSLPMEASIEPGIAKLTAFWWP; encoded by the coding sequence ATGCGTGAATTGATCCTGCTGCGACATGCCCATGCCGAACCGGCGGCCGATGGCCAAGCCGATATCGACCGGCCCCTCTCACCGCATGGCCTGGCCGAGGCCGAAGCCGCCGGCCGTTGGCTACAGGAGCACAAGCTGGTGCCGGACCGGGTGCTGTGCTCGCCCGCGCGGCGCACCCGGGAAACTTTGGAGGCGGTGCTGGAGCGTACCGGCTACGTCGAACAACGCCTGGAAGAGCGCATCTACGATGCCGTGCCGGGCACCCTGGCGGCCCTGCTGGACGAACACAACGAGGTGGAGCGCCTGCTGGTGGTGGGCCACAACCCGGGGCTGGAACAACTGGTGGCGCTGATGCACAGCGGCCAGACCGGCGACTACCGCGGCATGCCGCCGGCATCGGTGGCGGTGTTGTCGCTGCCGATGGAGGCGTCGATCGAACCGGGCATCGCCAAGTTGACCGCATTCTGGTGGCCTTGA
- a CDS encoding ParA family protein has protein sequence MKTILVAGSKGGVGKTTIATHLAAHSALAGKATVIADADPQGSSTRWAQRRSSLESAVLPVDVHRKKNWEKLIPDGAEQVIIDAPAGAYGEDLERFIDTADAVVVPVLPSALDIEAIVGFLNSLAKIKRIHSRAVPVGLVLNRTKPWTQTSQQARQMLAEWPYEVVAQLRDSQSYVVMVGLGRSLFDYHSAQVREHQQDWEPLLKWLNKV, from the coding sequence ATGAAGACGATCCTGGTAGCCGGCTCCAAGGGCGGTGTCGGCAAGACCACCATCGCCACCCATCTGGCCGCACACTCGGCCTTGGCCGGCAAGGCAACGGTGATCGCCGATGCCGACCCGCAGGGTTCCAGCACCCGCTGGGCCCAGCGCCGCTCCAGCCTGGAGAGCGCCGTGCTGCCGGTGGATGTGCACCGCAAGAAGAACTGGGAGAAGCTCATCCCCGACGGTGCCGAGCAGGTCATCATCGATGCCCCGGCCGGTGCCTATGGCGAGGACCTGGAGCGCTTCATCGATACCGCCGATGCGGTGGTGGTGCCGGTATTGCCCTCGGCGCTGGATATCGAGGCCATCGTCGGCTTCCTCAACAGCCTGGCCAAGATCAAGCGAATCCACTCGCGCGCCGTGCCGGTGGGGCTGGTGCTCAACCGCACCAAGCCGTGGACACAGACCTCGCAACAGGCCCGGCAGATGCTGGCCGAGTGGCCGTACGAGGTGGTCGCGCAGCTGCGCGACAGCCAGAGTTATGTGGTGATGGTCGGGCTCGGGCGCAGCCTGTTCGACTATCACTCTGCACAGGTACGCGAGCACCAGCAGGACTGGGAGCCGCTGCTCAAGTGGTTGAACAAGGTCTGA